The following DNA comes from Erigeron canadensis isolate Cc75 chromosome 3, C_canadensis_v1, whole genome shotgun sequence.
TCTTTCTGGTTATGTGGATTCAGATTGGGCTAGGTGCTTGAGCACTAGAAGGTCTATTACAGGTTATACTGTTTTCTTGGGAAACACTCTGGTTTCATGGAAGAGTAAGAAACAACCAACTGTAGCCAAGTCCTCTGCTTAGGCAGAGTATAGGGCTATGGCTGCAGTTACTTGTGAAATAATTTGGCTTAGAAACTTGTTACATGATCTTGGTATTACTGTTAAAATTCCTGTGAATCTGTTCTGTGATAGCAAACCTGCTTTGCAAATAGCTGCAAATCCTGTGTTTCATGAAACGACTAAACATTTTGAGATAGATTTGCATTTTATTAGAGAGAAAATTTGTGCAGGAATTTTAAGGACTACTAAGATTAAATCTAAGCTCAATGTGGTTGATATTTTTACAAAGAGTTTGGGTTCTAAGcaacatatttttctttgtaagaAATTGGGATTGTTTGACATGTTCAAGGCATGAACTTGAGGGGGGATGTTCCAAAGTATAAGTTCATACCTTGCttaaatatgttaaatttttgtatttatgtataaagtacttatgttaTATGTTGAGGTTAAATGCAGGGTTAACTATGTATGACTAAGGAAGCTAAAGTACTTTTCCTGGGAGAATAAGAAGTGCAAGGAGCTGGAAGACATTCAAGAACATACAAGGATTGAAGATGTATTTTATAGGCACTATATAAACGAGCCTTTAAGATAATTAGGAAGCAGCTTTCACATTCATTTTATATATCAGCATCATCTCATTCTCTCTGTATCTATATTcatacatgtatatgtatatatctctTCGATATATATTCTGGTTTATAATCATCTCTTGGAtgatattttgattattattctGTAATAATAACTCTTAATAAACTTTACAAAATATTTCATAATAACTCTTCTCTTATTGTGATTGGTGATTTGTGTAAGTTTCTTCTTTGGTTGATAAATTCTCACATATGGGCCCTATGTCATCAagcaaaataaaaaccaaattaaataaACTATGTATGTTTATAACATAGATGAATTTCACCTAAATGttgttattaaattatatagaCGTATGCCTACACGATGCGACGAGATTGGCGGTAGTGACAACGGGTGGTGACGGCGGCGACGGTGATAGCGGAGCCGATGGCGGCGCGTTGACGACTATGGTGAGacgattattaatgtaaaattttttgatttaaaaggAATGGTGTAGTTACTTTATGAGTGTGCAATGAAAATTAGTTGGAGTATTTTTGGTATATTAATGGGTGAGATGTAATGAAGGTAAAATATTTAGGGGCAAATTGATCTTAAGATCTTGACCGAAAAGTTTAACgaaaaaagaaagatgaaatgcATTATTCAGAAATAAGATAAatgacagaaaaaaaaaaaccgatacTCATTCTGTCGACCTGTCATAAACGAAATATGGGGGCTACATGCGTGTGTATGTTGTATGTGTGGcttatatatgaatgaaaatcCGTAGCTATAAATTATatgtcaaaaatgaaaaatatgtaaaCATCTAAGCATGTAAAACATAGAAGGATACTATAACCAACCATCTAGATAGATCAGTTAATTATAAAAGGGAcatgatataattttttaaaaatcatgtaaatacatctatctatactactatataaataaaaattataatccctacgttgaaagtttacataaatggAACATGCGAattgactaaaatacccttaatgaattaaattacaccattagtccattatattaaaaaatatctctactaactcctctaaatcaaatacttttacctaCACTAATAGATGTCACCATCACCGTCATCACCGACTCGCAatcgcattgcgcgagtaccatgctcgtaatctataatataactaaaagagggggttgggggtacacttggcacccctaatccgcCTTCTTGAGTTTAATactccctccttattaatcctctaatattttaatattaatagaaattaatttatactttttggttttccatcaccaatttacactctaaccccaatctaaaacaattaatttacactttttggttttcccatcaccaaattacactttaacccaatttaaaataattaacttatacttttttgatttttcattaccaatttactctttaacccaatttaaaataattaacttacacttttttgatttttgatcaccaatttataatttaacccaatttaaaaataattaattatacttttatatagtttacacttttaaaatataagaaactataaattttttatttaactaaagttgaaaaaaaaaaggtaaactggaatcaatatttatattgagttaatttttgtatgttttgtgcagataatttttggagtatcTTGACCGATGGggtggctattcagctagcaaattttcaagttgatttcggtatatctatttaatatatttaaatttcaattttttagctttgattagtatattttgagactatccgtccattggacgggtctAAACACTAGTATAACAATATGATTATGAGTTTATGATACTAAATCAAAGAAGGGAAAGTATTTCAGCCTTTAGATTaaatctaaaggtcaagattcaaatatcattttttaaattttgacctttaaatttaatctaatggttaAGATGTCCCTGGCATCATGTTAtgaaacttgagggaatccaTCCCGAGAATAAGGTTAACggggaaaattcataaaagTACAGTTATCACATGTTACACTCATTGTCAAATCATGACACAAAATTTTCAGcgaaatttatttttaaaaaaacatgtaatgataatattaaaatgattattaagaaGATTTTTCTAGAAAATCTCATTATATAGTTCGACTGATTTAGTTTTTAAGAACCGATACCCAGTTTCTCTCAAAAACCGGTCCGGTTTAAACAACCATGTGTCCCTTTCTTCTTTCGAGAAAAATATGgtctctttttctcttttccATACaatccaataataaataaataaaaacacaacaaaaaatatcataaaaatgaaataaaatattcataaaaaaaacaagaGAGAAGACCAGTTCTTTGGTTTCATTtctttattattactactacttCTAGTcgtcttctttctttctttttctttcaccGTGTTTTCGTCGGCAACTGCAAACTATCCATAAATTTTCAACACTTTTTATATtcaccaagaaaaaaaaaagttccttTTTTGATCATTTgtaagtatttttattattattgttattattattcttgttgTGGGTGATATATTTATGCTTTTTGTATAGATTGATCATTTTTTAGTATAAAGTTTTAAACTTGATGGTTAAGTATATGCttaattttgaaattatttGATTTTGAGGTGTTTTTAGGTTGAAATATAATTTGGGGCTTTATCATATTTTGGGATTAAGGATTAGGGTTAGTTGGAATGATGTTTAGGGACTAAcccttgttttgtttttatcattaATTGGTTAAAGTTAGAATCTTGCTAATAATAATcttggttttgaagattaatAGTAATTTGGAGATTAAGGATTCAAGTTTGTTAGAAATGATGTTTAGGGTCTAACCCATGCTCTTTAATTAgttaaagtttgaatcttgCTAATTAGTATCTTAGTTTTAAAGAATAATAGTATGGTTTGTTTTCAAACTGTTAAGAGCATCTGCTTCTAAATTTGcacaaaaaaatgttaataaatgGAAACTCTGACCAGTTGTGTGAAGGATGATATGTAGAAGGCAATCTTCATACCGACTTGGCATCCGTTTAGGTTGAAATACAATTGTGCGGGTATTAATTTGTGATTAAAGGTTGGAATTAGTTAGAAATGATGAATGGTGTGTAGCCCACTTTTTGTTTTCATCATTAATGAgttaaagtttgaatcttgCTAATGACTATCTTACTTTATGATGGATTATgctagtgttttttttttaaccaatacAGCATTTTGTGCTAATATGTGGATGATAATGTTCAACTTAGTGTTCTGTAAGGATTTTGTGTGTATTAATGAATTGTTTCTAAAGCAGAAGTTTGTCATTTGATGTGAATTGGTATCGCATGTATGATTAATTAGGTGAGTGCTTTGGATGCAGGTATTCGGTTTGTGAGGGGTTTGAGTTTCAGAGCTAACTATCGATGACTGGATAAGTAGAGTTGAAGTGGTAGTGGTTTGTATTAGATTAAATATGTTGGACGGACCGAAGTTTCCTGGTATGATGGGTGTAAATAACGGGAATGATAACTTTGTTGATCTGTCACAAGTGTTTTACCATAAGCTTGGCGAGGGGTCAAACATGTCGATCGACAGTTTCAATAGTTTGCAAATGAGCAATGGTGGTGGGTCTGTTGCAATGTCAGTCGACAATAGTAGTGTTGGGTCAAATGATTCACATACTCGAATCTTAAACCATCAAGGTTTAAAACgtgtaaaaaataattatattgatgCTCACAGTGTGAATAGAGGACGAGTCTCTCAGGGGTTGAGTGATGATGCGCTGGCTCGAGCTCTATTAGATGCTCGTTTTCCAACAGAAGGGCTAGAAAATTTTGATGAGTGGACCATTGATTTGAGGAAACTTAGCATGGGACCCGCTTTTGCACAAGGTGCATTTGGGAAGCTGTATAAAGGTACTTATAATGGCGAGGATGTTGCTATTAAGCTTTTGGAAAAACCAGAAAACGACTTAGAGAGGGCACAACTTATGGAGCAGCAATTTCAGCAGGAGGTTATGATGCTTGCAAGACTGAAGCATCCGAATATAGTTCGCTTCATTGGTGCGTGCCGTAAGCCCATGGTGTGGTGCATTATTACAGAATATGCTAAAGGAGGTTCTGTGAGGCAGTTTTTGACCAAGAGGCAGAACAGATCAGTGCCATTGAAGTTGGCGGTTAAGCAGGCTCTCGATGTTGCTAGGGGAATGGCATATGTGCATGGACTTGGACTGATTCATAGGGACCTGAAGTCAGATAACCTTTTGATATCAGCTGACAAATCAATTAAGATTGCTGATTTTGGGGTTGCTAGAATTGAGGTTCAGACCGAAGGAATGACACCTGAGACTGGGACCTACCGTTGGATGGCTCCGTAAGTTTACTTCCATTTTTGGCCTAGCTCTTGCATATAGTTTATCTTTaatttcttgaattgtgttcTGTTTACATTGTTGTTTGACATGTTTATTATCACTTATTGGCtacattttattatatgaatatgaattggTGGTAAAATTTTATTCTTACTCCTTCCCTTTCGACCTGACAGTTCCAAATCACGAATATTCCCCGccatcttgcatatcttatcacCTAATTGcttatttattgtatatatattagattagatatgTACATGCACATCCTTTATATCACGTCTGGTGAAGACTCTAGACATTTACCATCAAGCAATTGATTTGTGGAATATTTGGGTTATGTCTTCTCTTGTTTCAGACTGCGTGTGGTAGGATCTAATCTTACCTCTAGAGATTCCTTGGATTGTCGGTATAGTTGTAAACGTGTTGAGCTACTCGCGAATTACATGTGCCTGGCTCATATAAAGCTCAACTTGAGCTTGTTTTAAATGAGCTCTAGGATAGCTTGAGTTTAACTTTTAGCTGGTTTGTTAACAATATCAAGCCCAAGCTTTAGAGATGGAGCTTCATTAAGCTTACAAGCACACGTGCTTTTATACATcaatattaacatatattaatttctCAATTTTATGTTATGTATGTATGGATGCTTCAAATAAGTAAAGAAATTTATTATATGGATGCTTCAAATAAGTAAAGAAATTTATTAATCAGTTTGTGTGAAGGAGATTAGAGGAACATAATCATCACCCTGAATACGGCATCTATATGGGATATGGCTCGAAGTAAAAAGTTAACGTTGGTTGGGAAGTTGAAAAACTAAAGGGAGGGAGTTCATCCCATATCTTTTGGCAAATAAATCAAAGCCAttcctctttatatatatctaaagtaTTATGTTCATATAAACATGGTACATGTATCACAGcaaattaaatcaaaatcagaGGTTATTTGGGTcaagtttgatttgattttttgcCTTTAAAGTAATGTCGAATGTTTCTTGGTAACCAGCTATCTAGTAAGCTTCTATATAATAGCTTATTAGCCGAGCATCTATTTACCTGAAGCCACACTTTGTTTTCCCGAGCTTGCTTTATAATACTACAAGAAAGCTCTAGCTATTAGGTTTAAGCTCAAAACGAGCCGACCTCAAGCTCTTCTACTTGAAATGAGACTAGCTCAAGTTCTATTAAACACCTGATCGACTTGTCCTGTTTACATCTCTAGTTGCAGGTGCTTTGCTGTTTACAAGCTATTTGCAAATGTTTGCATTTAGGGCATGATAGTATTGTGTAATATGGGTATTCATTTATGACCAGTTTCAGCTACTCATTGAAATTAAGAGATGCATCATGTAGGATGAGCGTCTCTTAATTTAGGAAAAATATATGCTCAAGCTTTCTGTTTCATATAATATTCTCATTATGTTCTTTCAGAAATGTTTTGGTACCATATTATAGAAATCTATCTGTTATGAAAAAATGCTATACTAAGGTCGTCTATTCATCTTTCATTCTATTACCACATCTCAAGACCTTCACTTGAATTTTGCTGATTCCTTTTCATATGTTCTCGTTATTATTGGAACTAGCTTGTTAATTggttaacttttattattatttttttt
Coding sequences within:
- the LOC122592573 gene encoding serine/threonine-protein kinase STY13-like produces the protein MLDGPKFPGMMGVNNGNDNFVDLSQVFYHKLGEGSNMSIDSFNSLQMSNGGGSVAMSVDNSSVGSNDSHTRILNHQGLKRVKNNYIDAHSVNRGRVSQGLSDDALARALLDARFPTEGLENFDEWTIDLRKLSMGPAFAQGAFGKLYKGTYNGEDVAIKLLEKPENDLERAQLMEQQFQQEVMMLARLKHPNIVRFIGACRKPMVWCIITEYAKGGSVRQFLTKRQNRSVPLKLAVKQALDVARGMAYVHGLGLIHRDLKSDNLLISADKSIKIADFGVARIEVQTEGMTPETGTYRWMAPEMIQHRPYTQKVDVYSFGIVLWELITGMLPFQNMTAVQAAFAVVNKSVRPTIPHDCLPVLGEIMTRCWDGNSDVRPPFTEVVRMLEHAETEILTNVRKARFRCCMSQPMTTD